A window of the Pogona vitticeps strain Pit_001003342236 chromosome 4, PviZW2.1, whole genome shotgun sequence genome harbors these coding sequences:
- the SYBU gene encoding syntabulin isoform X6: MFSPVTKGWHGNFLSVSAAASQSDDTGCPSSQSVSPVKTPPDTGNSPVSFCTGSDGGDYTRNKFNSGTMGDGIQQSARYKKETKTSLIKPGSEADFSSSSSTGSISAPEIHMSTPGSKRSSFSRNRGPHGRNNGSVSYKAGSSPPTTTREKDFLSMLCKNQRSARYTSCGENHGVKPPSPEQYLTPLQQKEVTVRHLKTRLKESETRLQERETEIKELKSQLARMREDWIEEECHRVEAQLALKEARREIQQLKQVIETMKNSLAEKDKGIQKYFVDINIQNKKLETLLQSMEMAQNGSCTEDRSLEYGCGSPDKSLTLSTTYSKMADNVFTEDHSLEDMADSGVLLSDDVANGNDIFEETAIACTPELSCPTCSTGSPMDFVKELTNAKEEDDNRSVGMEQAIQADVLLYSSGMEELIQNIFKTQDGCPISPSPTLKDSDAPCPENITDLLVDLTPCDPNSVILLSPMESVCGAVDSRHYENRVMKELDFIDCSADTFEGARKPSEGSVGKRYWSSNLFVDLLGIAAPMVPTVMWMLSTQRGGMDPIYGFGSLLRGCCLIALNSLRRVPINTRP, from the exons ATGACACGGGCTGCCCCAGTAGCCAGTCTGTATCTCCAGTAAAGACTCCTCCTGATACTGGAAACAGTCCAGTCAGTTTTTGTACAGGCAGTGATGGAGGAGACTACACGAGAAATAAATTTAATTCAGGAACAATGGGGGATGGAATTCAACAATCAGCTCGAtataagaaggaaacaaagacaaGCCTCATAAAGCCAG GCAGCGAAGCCGATTTTAGCTCGTCAAGCAGCACAGGCAGCATTTCAGCTCCTGAGATCCATATGTCTACACCTGGAAGCAAGAGATCATCTTTTTCCCGCAA TCGGGGGCCTCATGGACGGAATAATGGATCCGTGTCATACAAGGCTGGGTCTAGTCCTCCTACGACAACCCGTGAAAAGGACTTCTTGTCAATGCTGTGCAAAAATCA GCGGTCAGCAAGATACACTTCTTGTGGCGAGAATCATGGCGTTAAACCGCCTAGCCCAGAGCAGTACCTGACTCCCCTGCAACAAAAGGAAGTGACGGTGAGGCACCTGAAAACGAGGCTGAAGGAATCTGAGACCAGACTTCAAGAGAG agAAACAGAAATCAAGGAATTGAAGTCTCAGCTGGCACGTATGAGGGAAGACTGGATTGAAGAAGAGTGTCATCGGGTGGAGGCCCAACTTGCCTTGAAGGAAGCAAGAAGAGAGATCCAACAACTCAAGCAGGTCATTGAAACTATGAAAAACAGCTTGGCTGAGAAAGACAAGGGGATTCAGAAGTATTTTGTGGACATAAACATCCAGAACAAGAAACTGGAGACTTTGCTTCAGAGTATGGAAATGGCCCAGAATGGTTCTTGTACTGAGGATCGGAGCTTAGAGTATGGGTGTGGATCTCCTGATAAATCCTTGACACTGAGTACAACCTATTCCAAAATGGCAGACAATGtcttcacagaggaccactcctTGGAGGATATGGCAGACAGCGGTGTGCTGCTTAGCGATGACGTGGCTAATGGGAATGATATATTTGAAGAGACAGCAATTGCCTGCACGCCTGAACTCAGTTGCCCAACTTGCTCTACTGGAAGCCCCATGGATTTTGTTAAAGAACTAACAAATGCCAAAGAAGAGGATGACAACCGTAGTGTGGGAATGGAGCAAGCTATTCAGGCCGATGTATTGCTGTATAGTTCAGGCATGGAAGAGCTAATTCAGAACATATTCAAAACACAAGATGGCTGCCCCATCAGCCCATCTCCAACTTTGAAAGACTCAGATGCACCTTGCCCAGAGAACATCACAGACTTGCTTGTAGATTTGACTCCATGTGATCCAAATTCCGTTATCCTTTTATCCCCGATGGAATCAGTATGTGGGGCTGTCGATTCTAGACATTATGAAAATCGGGTCATGAAAGAACTGGATTTCATAGACTGTTCTGCTGACACGTTTGAGGGTGCAAGGAAGCCGTCAGAAGGGAGTGTTGGCAAAAGGTACTGGAGCAGCAACCTCTTTGTAGACCTTTTGGGTATAGCTGCCCCGATGGTGCCAACAGTAATGTGGATGCTCAGTACGCAGAGAGGTGGAATGGATCCGATCTACGGTTTCGGATCATTGCTTCGAGGCTGCTGCCTGATAGCCCTGAATTCCCTCCGCCGTGTACCCATCAACACCCGACCCTAG
- the SYBU gene encoding syntabulin isoform X2, giving the protein MFSPVTKGWHGNFLSVSAAASQSDDTGCPSSQSVSPVKTPPDTGNSPVSFCTGSDGGDYTRNKFNSGTMGDGIQQSARYKKETKTSLIKPGSEADFSSSSSTGSISAPEIHMSTPGSKRSSFSRNRGPHGRNNGSVSYKAGSSPPTTTREKDFLSMLCKNQLSPISAHPNYGASSASSSNSGSYKGSDNSPVLRRSARYTSCGENHGVKPPSPEQYLTPLQQKEVTVRHLKTRLKESETRLQERETEIKELKSQLARMREDWIEEECHRVEAQLALKEARREIQQLKQVIETMKNSLAEKDKGIQKYFVDINIQNKKLETLLQSMEMAQNGSCTEDRSLEYGCGSPDKSLTLSTTYSKMADNVFTEDHSLEDMADSGVLLSDDVANGNDIFEETAIACTPELSCPTCSTGSPMDFVKELTNAKEEDDNRSVGMEQAIQADVLLYSSGMEELIQNIFKTQDGCPISPSPTLKDSDAPCPENITDLLVDLTPCDPNSVILLSPMESVCGAVDSRHYENRVMKELDFIDCSADTFEGARKPSEGSVGKRYWSSNLFVDLLGIAAPMVPTVMWMLSTQRGGMDPIYGFGSLLRGCCLIALNSLRRVPINTRP; this is encoded by the exons ATGACACGGGCTGCCCCAGTAGCCAGTCTGTATCTCCAGTAAAGACTCCTCCTGATACTGGAAACAGTCCAGTCAGTTTTTGTACAGGCAGTGATGGAGGAGACTACACGAGAAATAAATTTAATTCAGGAACAATGGGGGATGGAATTCAACAATCAGCTCGAtataagaaggaaacaaagacaaGCCTCATAAAGCCAG GCAGCGAAGCCGATTTTAGCTCGTCAAGCAGCACAGGCAGCATTTCAGCTCCTGAGATCCATATGTCTACACCTGGAAGCAAGAGATCATCTTTTTCCCGCAA TCGGGGGCCTCATGGACGGAATAATGGATCCGTGTCATACAAGGCTGGGTCTAGTCCTCCTACGACAACCCGTGAAAAGGACTTCTTGTCAATGCTGTGCAAAAATCAGTTGAGTCCCATTAGCGCTCACCCAAATTATGGGGCTTCTTCAGCCAGCAGCAGCAATTCAGGTTCATACAAGGGAAGCGATAACAGCCCCGTTTTGAG GCGGTCAGCAAGATACACTTCTTGTGGCGAGAATCATGGCGTTAAACCGCCTAGCCCAGAGCAGTACCTGACTCCCCTGCAACAAAAGGAAGTGACGGTGAGGCACCTGAAAACGAGGCTGAAGGAATCTGAGACCAGACTTCAAGAGAG agAAACAGAAATCAAGGAATTGAAGTCTCAGCTGGCACGTATGAGGGAAGACTGGATTGAAGAAGAGTGTCATCGGGTGGAGGCCCAACTTGCCTTGAAGGAAGCAAGAAGAGAGATCCAACAACTCAAGCAGGTCATTGAAACTATGAAAAACAGCTTGGCTGAGAAAGACAAGGGGATTCAGAAGTATTTTGTGGACATAAACATCCAGAACAAGAAACTGGAGACTTTGCTTCAGAGTATGGAAATGGCCCAGAATGGTTCTTGTACTGAGGATCGGAGCTTAGAGTATGGGTGTGGATCTCCTGATAAATCCTTGACACTGAGTACAACCTATTCCAAAATGGCAGACAATGtcttcacagaggaccactcctTGGAGGATATGGCAGACAGCGGTGTGCTGCTTAGCGATGACGTGGCTAATGGGAATGATATATTTGAAGAGACAGCAATTGCCTGCACGCCTGAACTCAGTTGCCCAACTTGCTCTACTGGAAGCCCCATGGATTTTGTTAAAGAACTAACAAATGCCAAAGAAGAGGATGACAACCGTAGTGTGGGAATGGAGCAAGCTATTCAGGCCGATGTATTGCTGTATAGTTCAGGCATGGAAGAGCTAATTCAGAACATATTCAAAACACAAGATGGCTGCCCCATCAGCCCATCTCCAACTTTGAAAGACTCAGATGCACCTTGCCCAGAGAACATCACAGACTTGCTTGTAGATTTGACTCCATGTGATCCAAATTCCGTTATCCTTTTATCCCCGATGGAATCAGTATGTGGGGCTGTCGATTCTAGACATTATGAAAATCGGGTCATGAAAGAACTGGATTTCATAGACTGTTCTGCTGACACGTTTGAGGGTGCAAGGAAGCCGTCAGAAGGGAGTGTTGGCAAAAGGTACTGGAGCAGCAACCTCTTTGTAGACCTTTTGGGTATAGCTGCCCCGATGGTGCCAACAGTAATGTGGATGCTCAGTACGCAGAGAGGTGGAATGGATCCGATCTACGGTTTCGGATCATTGCTTCGAGGCTGCTGCCTGATAGCCCTGAATTCCCTCCGCCGTGTACCCATCAACACCCGACCCTAG
- the SYBU gene encoding syntabulin isoform X8, whose translation MGDGIQQSARYKKETKTSLIKPGSEADFSSSSSTGSISAPEIHMSTPGSKRSSFSRNRGPHGRNNGSVSYKAGSSPPTTTREKDFLSMLCKNQLSPISAHPNYGASSASSSNSGSYKGSDNSPVLRRSARYTSCGENHGVKPPSPEQYLTPLQQKEVTVRHLKTRLKESETRLQERETEIKELKSQLARMREDWIEEECHRVEAQLALKEARREIQQLKQVIETMKNSLAEKDKGIQKYFVDINIQNKKLETLLQSMEMAQNGSCTEDRSLEYGCGSPDKSLTLSTTYSKMADNVFTEDHSLEDMADSGVLLSDDVANGNDIFEETAIACTPELSCPTCSTGSPMDFVKELTNAKEEDDNRSVGMEQAIQADVLLYSSGMEELIQNIFKTQDGCPISPSPTLKDSDAPCPENITDLLVDLTPCDPNSVILLSPMESVCGAVDSRHYENRVMKELDFIDCSADTFEGARKPSEGSVGKRYWSSNLFVDLLGIAAPMVPTVMWMLSTQRGGMDPIYGFGSLLRGCCLIALNSLRRVPINTRP comes from the exons ATGGGGGATGGAATTCAACAATCAGCTCGAtataagaaggaaacaaagacaaGCCTCATAAAGCCAG GCAGCGAAGCCGATTTTAGCTCGTCAAGCAGCACAGGCAGCATTTCAGCTCCTGAGATCCATATGTCTACACCTGGAAGCAAGAGATCATCTTTTTCCCGCAA TCGGGGGCCTCATGGACGGAATAATGGATCCGTGTCATACAAGGCTGGGTCTAGTCCTCCTACGACAACCCGTGAAAAGGACTTCTTGTCAATGCTGTGCAAAAATCAGTTGAGTCCCATTAGCGCTCACCCAAATTATGGGGCTTCTTCAGCCAGCAGCAGCAATTCAGGTTCATACAAGGGAAGCGATAACAGCCCCGTTTTGAG GCGGTCAGCAAGATACACTTCTTGTGGCGAGAATCATGGCGTTAAACCGCCTAGCCCAGAGCAGTACCTGACTCCCCTGCAACAAAAGGAAGTGACGGTGAGGCACCTGAAAACGAGGCTGAAGGAATCTGAGACCAGACTTCAAGAGAG agAAACAGAAATCAAGGAATTGAAGTCTCAGCTGGCACGTATGAGGGAAGACTGGATTGAAGAAGAGTGTCATCGGGTGGAGGCCCAACTTGCCTTGAAGGAAGCAAGAAGAGAGATCCAACAACTCAAGCAGGTCATTGAAACTATGAAAAACAGCTTGGCTGAGAAAGACAAGGGGATTCAGAAGTATTTTGTGGACATAAACATCCAGAACAAGAAACTGGAGACTTTGCTTCAGAGTATGGAAATGGCCCAGAATGGTTCTTGTACTGAGGATCGGAGCTTAGAGTATGGGTGTGGATCTCCTGATAAATCCTTGACACTGAGTACAACCTATTCCAAAATGGCAGACAATGtcttcacagaggaccactcctTGGAGGATATGGCAGACAGCGGTGTGCTGCTTAGCGATGACGTGGCTAATGGGAATGATATATTTGAAGAGACAGCAATTGCCTGCACGCCTGAACTCAGTTGCCCAACTTGCTCTACTGGAAGCCCCATGGATTTTGTTAAAGAACTAACAAATGCCAAAGAAGAGGATGACAACCGTAGTGTGGGAATGGAGCAAGCTATTCAGGCCGATGTATTGCTGTATAGTTCAGGCATGGAAGAGCTAATTCAGAACATATTCAAAACACAAGATGGCTGCCCCATCAGCCCATCTCCAACTTTGAAAGACTCAGATGCACCTTGCCCAGAGAACATCACAGACTTGCTTGTAGATTTGACTCCATGTGATCCAAATTCCGTTATCCTTTTATCCCCGATGGAATCAGTATGTGGGGCTGTCGATTCTAGACATTATGAAAATCGGGTCATGAAAGAACTGGATTTCATAGACTGTTCTGCTGACACGTTTGAGGGTGCAAGGAAGCCGTCAGAAGGGAGTGTTGGCAAAAGGTACTGGAGCAGCAACCTCTTTGTAGACCTTTTGGGTATAGCTGCCCCGATGGTGCCAACAGTAATGTGGATGCTCAGTACGCAGAGAGGTGGAATGGATCCGATCTACGGTTTCGGATCATTGCTTCGAGGCTGCTGCCTGATAGCCCTGAATTCCCTCCGCCGTGTACCCATCAACACCCGACCCTAG
- the SYBU gene encoding syntabulin isoform X4, with amino-acid sequence MAEHRECPDDTGCPSSQSVSPVKTPPDTGNSPVSFCTGSDGGDYTRNKFNSGTMGDGIQQSARYKKETKTSLIKPGSEADFSSSSSTGSISAPEIHMSTPGSKRSSFSRNRGPHGRNNGSVSYKAGSSPPTTTREKDFLSMLCKNQLSPISAHPNYGASSASSSNSGSYKGSDNSPVLRRSARYTSCGENHGVKPPSPEQYLTPLQQKEVTVRHLKTRLKESETRLQERETEIKELKSQLARMREDWIEEECHRVEAQLALKEARREIQQLKQVIETMKNSLAEKDKGIQKYFVDINIQNKKLETLLQSMEMAQNGSCTEDRSLEYGCGSPDKSLTLSTTYSKMADNVFTEDHSLEDMADSGVLLSDDVANGNDIFEETAIACTPELSCPTCSTGSPMDFVKELTNAKEEDDNRSVGMEQAIQADVLLYSSGMEELIQNIFKTQDGCPISPSPTLKDSDAPCPENITDLLVDLTPCDPNSVILLSPMESVCGAVDSRHYENRVMKELDFIDCSADTFEGARKPSEGSVGKRYWSSNLFVDLLGIAAPMVPTVMWMLSTQRGGMDPIYGFGSLLRGCCLIALNSLRRVPINTRP; translated from the exons ATGACACGGGCTGCCCCAGTAGCCAGTCTGTATCTCCAGTAAAGACTCCTCCTGATACTGGAAACAGTCCAGTCAGTTTTTGTACAGGCAGTGATGGAGGAGACTACACGAGAAATAAATTTAATTCAGGAACAATGGGGGATGGAATTCAACAATCAGCTCGAtataagaaggaaacaaagacaaGCCTCATAAAGCCAG GCAGCGAAGCCGATTTTAGCTCGTCAAGCAGCACAGGCAGCATTTCAGCTCCTGAGATCCATATGTCTACACCTGGAAGCAAGAGATCATCTTTTTCCCGCAA TCGGGGGCCTCATGGACGGAATAATGGATCCGTGTCATACAAGGCTGGGTCTAGTCCTCCTACGACAACCCGTGAAAAGGACTTCTTGTCAATGCTGTGCAAAAATCAGTTGAGTCCCATTAGCGCTCACCCAAATTATGGGGCTTCTTCAGCCAGCAGCAGCAATTCAGGTTCATACAAGGGAAGCGATAACAGCCCCGTTTTGAG GCGGTCAGCAAGATACACTTCTTGTGGCGAGAATCATGGCGTTAAACCGCCTAGCCCAGAGCAGTACCTGACTCCCCTGCAACAAAAGGAAGTGACGGTGAGGCACCTGAAAACGAGGCTGAAGGAATCTGAGACCAGACTTCAAGAGAG agAAACAGAAATCAAGGAATTGAAGTCTCAGCTGGCACGTATGAGGGAAGACTGGATTGAAGAAGAGTGTCATCGGGTGGAGGCCCAACTTGCCTTGAAGGAAGCAAGAAGAGAGATCCAACAACTCAAGCAGGTCATTGAAACTATGAAAAACAGCTTGGCTGAGAAAGACAAGGGGATTCAGAAGTATTTTGTGGACATAAACATCCAGAACAAGAAACTGGAGACTTTGCTTCAGAGTATGGAAATGGCCCAGAATGGTTCTTGTACTGAGGATCGGAGCTTAGAGTATGGGTGTGGATCTCCTGATAAATCCTTGACACTGAGTACAACCTATTCCAAAATGGCAGACAATGtcttcacagaggaccactcctTGGAGGATATGGCAGACAGCGGTGTGCTGCTTAGCGATGACGTGGCTAATGGGAATGATATATTTGAAGAGACAGCAATTGCCTGCACGCCTGAACTCAGTTGCCCAACTTGCTCTACTGGAAGCCCCATGGATTTTGTTAAAGAACTAACAAATGCCAAAGAAGAGGATGACAACCGTAGTGTGGGAATGGAGCAAGCTATTCAGGCCGATGTATTGCTGTATAGTTCAGGCATGGAAGAGCTAATTCAGAACATATTCAAAACACAAGATGGCTGCCCCATCAGCCCATCTCCAACTTTGAAAGACTCAGATGCACCTTGCCCAGAGAACATCACAGACTTGCTTGTAGATTTGACTCCATGTGATCCAAATTCCGTTATCCTTTTATCCCCGATGGAATCAGTATGTGGGGCTGTCGATTCTAGACATTATGAAAATCGGGTCATGAAAGAACTGGATTTCATAGACTGTTCTGCTGACACGTTTGAGGGTGCAAGGAAGCCGTCAGAAGGGAGTGTTGGCAAAAGGTACTGGAGCAGCAACCTCTTTGTAGACCTTTTGGGTATAGCTGCCCCGATGGTGCCAACAGTAATGTGGATGCTCAGTACGCAGAGAGGTGGAATGGATCCGATCTACGGTTTCGGATCATTGCTTCGAGGCTGCTGCCTGATAGCCCTGAATTCCCTCCGCCGTGTACCCATCAACACCCGACCCTAG
- the SYBU gene encoding syntabulin isoform X5, which produces MSSSATDDDTGCPSSQSVSPVKTPPDTGNSPVSFCTGSDGGDYTRNKFNSGTMGDGIQQSARYKKETKTSLIKPGSEADFSSSSSTGSISAPEIHMSTPGSKRSSFSRNRGPHGRNNGSVSYKAGSSPPTTTREKDFLSMLCKNQLSPISAHPNYGASSASSSNSGSYKGSDNSPVLRRSARYTSCGENHGVKPPSPEQYLTPLQQKEVTVRHLKTRLKESETRLQERETEIKELKSQLARMREDWIEEECHRVEAQLALKEARREIQQLKQVIETMKNSLAEKDKGIQKYFVDINIQNKKLETLLQSMEMAQNGSCTEDRSLEYGCGSPDKSLTLSTTYSKMADNVFTEDHSLEDMADSGVLLSDDVANGNDIFEETAIACTPELSCPTCSTGSPMDFVKELTNAKEEDDNRSVGMEQAIQADVLLYSSGMEELIQNIFKTQDGCPISPSPTLKDSDAPCPENITDLLVDLTPCDPNSVILLSPMESVCGAVDSRHYENRVMKELDFIDCSADTFEGARKPSEGSVGKRYWSSNLFVDLLGIAAPMVPTVMWMLSTQRGGMDPIYGFGSLLRGCCLIALNSLRRVPINTRP; this is translated from the exons atgTCAAGTTCAGCAACAGATG ATGACACGGGCTGCCCCAGTAGCCAGTCTGTATCTCCAGTAAAGACTCCTCCTGATACTGGAAACAGTCCAGTCAGTTTTTGTACAGGCAGTGATGGAGGAGACTACACGAGAAATAAATTTAATTCAGGAACAATGGGGGATGGAATTCAACAATCAGCTCGAtataagaaggaaacaaagacaaGCCTCATAAAGCCAG GCAGCGAAGCCGATTTTAGCTCGTCAAGCAGCACAGGCAGCATTTCAGCTCCTGAGATCCATATGTCTACACCTGGAAGCAAGAGATCATCTTTTTCCCGCAA TCGGGGGCCTCATGGACGGAATAATGGATCCGTGTCATACAAGGCTGGGTCTAGTCCTCCTACGACAACCCGTGAAAAGGACTTCTTGTCAATGCTGTGCAAAAATCAGTTGAGTCCCATTAGCGCTCACCCAAATTATGGGGCTTCTTCAGCCAGCAGCAGCAATTCAGGTTCATACAAGGGAAGCGATAACAGCCCCGTTTTGAG GCGGTCAGCAAGATACACTTCTTGTGGCGAGAATCATGGCGTTAAACCGCCTAGCCCAGAGCAGTACCTGACTCCCCTGCAACAAAAGGAAGTGACGGTGAGGCACCTGAAAACGAGGCTGAAGGAATCTGAGACCAGACTTCAAGAGAG agAAACAGAAATCAAGGAATTGAAGTCTCAGCTGGCACGTATGAGGGAAGACTGGATTGAAGAAGAGTGTCATCGGGTGGAGGCCCAACTTGCCTTGAAGGAAGCAAGAAGAGAGATCCAACAACTCAAGCAGGTCATTGAAACTATGAAAAACAGCTTGGCTGAGAAAGACAAGGGGATTCAGAAGTATTTTGTGGACATAAACATCCAGAACAAGAAACTGGAGACTTTGCTTCAGAGTATGGAAATGGCCCAGAATGGTTCTTGTACTGAGGATCGGAGCTTAGAGTATGGGTGTGGATCTCCTGATAAATCCTTGACACTGAGTACAACCTATTCCAAAATGGCAGACAATGtcttcacagaggaccactcctTGGAGGATATGGCAGACAGCGGTGTGCTGCTTAGCGATGACGTGGCTAATGGGAATGATATATTTGAAGAGACAGCAATTGCCTGCACGCCTGAACTCAGTTGCCCAACTTGCTCTACTGGAAGCCCCATGGATTTTGTTAAAGAACTAACAAATGCCAAAGAAGAGGATGACAACCGTAGTGTGGGAATGGAGCAAGCTATTCAGGCCGATGTATTGCTGTATAGTTCAGGCATGGAAGAGCTAATTCAGAACATATTCAAAACACAAGATGGCTGCCCCATCAGCCCATCTCCAACTTTGAAAGACTCAGATGCACCTTGCCCAGAGAACATCACAGACTTGCTTGTAGATTTGACTCCATGTGATCCAAATTCCGTTATCCTTTTATCCCCGATGGAATCAGTATGTGGGGCTGTCGATTCTAGACATTATGAAAATCGGGTCATGAAAGAACTGGATTTCATAGACTGTTCTGCTGACACGTTTGAGGGTGCAAGGAAGCCGTCAGAAGGGAGTGTTGGCAAAAGGTACTGGAGCAGCAACCTCTTTGTAGACCTTTTGGGTATAGCTGCCCCGATGGTGCCAACAGTAATGTGGATGCTCAGTACGCAGAGAGGTGGAATGGATCCGATCTACGGTTTCGGATCATTGCTTCGAGGCTGCTGCCTGATAGCCCTGAATTCCCTCCGCCGTGTACCCATCAACACCCGACCCTAG
- the SYBU gene encoding syntabulin isoform X9 encodes MFSPVTKGWHGNFLSVSAAASQSDDTGCPSSQSVSPVKTPPDTGNSPVSFCTGSDGGDYTRNKFNSGTMGDGIQQSARYKKETKTSLIKPGSEADFSSSSSTGSISAPEIHMSTPGSKRSSFSRKRSARYTSCGENHGVKPPSPEQYLTPLQQKEVTVRHLKTRLKESETRLQERETEIKELKSQLARMREDWIEEECHRVEAQLALKEARREIQQLKQVIETMKNSLAEKDKGIQKYFVDINIQNKKLETLLQSMEMAQNGSCTEDRSLEYGCGSPDKSLTLSTTYSKMADNVFTEDHSLEDMADSGVLLSDDVANGNDIFEETAIACTPELSCPTCSTGSPMDFVKELTNAKEEDDNRSVGMEQAIQADVLLYSSGMEELIQNIFKTQDGCPISPSPTLKDSDAPCPENITDLLVDLTPCDPNSVILLSPMESVCGAVDSRHYENRVMKELDFIDCSADTFEGARKPSEGSVGKRYWSSNLFVDLLGIAAPMVPTVMWMLSTQRGGMDPIYGFGSLLRGCCLIALNSLRRVPINTRP; translated from the exons ATGACACGGGCTGCCCCAGTAGCCAGTCTGTATCTCCAGTAAAGACTCCTCCTGATACTGGAAACAGTCCAGTCAGTTTTTGTACAGGCAGTGATGGAGGAGACTACACGAGAAATAAATTTAATTCAGGAACAATGGGGGATGGAATTCAACAATCAGCTCGAtataagaaggaaacaaagacaaGCCTCATAAAGCCAG GCAGCGAAGCCGATTTTAGCTCGTCAAGCAGCACAGGCAGCATTTCAGCTCCTGAGATCCATATGTCTACACCTGGAAGCAAGAGATCATCTTTTTCCCGCAA GCGGTCAGCAAGATACACTTCTTGTGGCGAGAATCATGGCGTTAAACCGCCTAGCCCAGAGCAGTACCTGACTCCCCTGCAACAAAAGGAAGTGACGGTGAGGCACCTGAAAACGAGGCTGAAGGAATCTGAGACCAGACTTCAAGAGAG agAAACAGAAATCAAGGAATTGAAGTCTCAGCTGGCACGTATGAGGGAAGACTGGATTGAAGAAGAGTGTCATCGGGTGGAGGCCCAACTTGCCTTGAAGGAAGCAAGAAGAGAGATCCAACAACTCAAGCAGGTCATTGAAACTATGAAAAACAGCTTGGCTGAGAAAGACAAGGGGATTCAGAAGTATTTTGTGGACATAAACATCCAGAACAAGAAACTGGAGACTTTGCTTCAGAGTATGGAAATGGCCCAGAATGGTTCTTGTACTGAGGATCGGAGCTTAGAGTATGGGTGTGGATCTCCTGATAAATCCTTGACACTGAGTACAACCTATTCCAAAATGGCAGACAATGtcttcacagaggaccactcctTGGAGGATATGGCAGACAGCGGTGTGCTGCTTAGCGATGACGTGGCTAATGGGAATGATATATTTGAAGAGACAGCAATTGCCTGCACGCCTGAACTCAGTTGCCCAACTTGCTCTACTGGAAGCCCCATGGATTTTGTTAAAGAACTAACAAATGCCAAAGAAGAGGATGACAACCGTAGTGTGGGAATGGAGCAAGCTATTCAGGCCGATGTATTGCTGTATAGTTCAGGCATGGAAGAGCTAATTCAGAACATATTCAAAACACAAGATGGCTGCCCCATCAGCCCATCTCCAACTTTGAAAGACTCAGATGCACCTTGCCCAGAGAACATCACAGACTTGCTTGTAGATTTGACTCCATGTGATCCAAATTCCGTTATCCTTTTATCCCCGATGGAATCAGTATGTGGGGCTGTCGATTCTAGACATTATGAAAATCGGGTCATGAAAGAACTGGATTTCATAGACTGTTCTGCTGACACGTTTGAGGGTGCAAGGAAGCCGTCAGAAGGGAGTGTTGGCAAAAGGTACTGGAGCAGCAACCTCTTTGTAGACCTTTTGGGTATAGCTGCCCCGATGGTGCCAACAGTAATGTGGATGCTCAGTACGCAGAGAGGTGGAATGGATCCGATCTACGGTTTCGGATCATTGCTTCGAGGCTGCTGCCTGATAGCCCTGAATTCCCTCCGCCGTGTACCCATCAACACCCGACCCTAG